The Methanomassiliicoccales archaeon genome has a segment encoding these proteins:
- a CDS encoding biotin transporter BioY, which produces MQVIDTVEGWRRSTSAPLYRWREGSGTMTKVAAAALFALLTALAAQVRFVLPFTPVPFTGQVLVVLLGAVVLGRYGALGQGMYLGMGASFGWFSGTVGAAALSGITGGYLIGFLVAAFVLGELVERRREWSGWQVAAAMSLGVLVIYAVGALQLALVLGLNAWEAITIGVLPFVVIDALKVVMATGASSLFLRPRSA; this is translated from the coding sequence ATGCAAGTCATTGACACGGTCGAGGGCTGGCGCCGGTCGACCTCCGCCCCGTTGTACAGATGGAGGGAGGGGTCCGGGACCATGACCAAGGTGGCCGCGGCCGCGCTCTTCGCCCTGCTGACCGCCCTGGCCGCCCAGGTGCGCTTCGTGCTGCCGTTCACCCCGGTCCCCTTCACCGGGCAGGTGCTGGTGGTGCTGCTTGGCGCGGTGGTCCTGGGACGATACGGCGCTCTCGGCCAGGGAATGTACCTGGGAATGGGTGCCTCCTTCGGCTGGTTCAGCGGAACGGTCGGTGCGGCGGCCCTGAGCGGGATCACCGGCGGTTACCTGATCGGTTTCCTCGTAGCCGCCTTCGTGCTGGGCGAGCTGGTCGAGAGAAGGCGGGAATGGAGCGGCTGGCAGGTCGCCGCCGCCATGTCCCTGGGCGTGCTGGTGATATACGCCGTCGGCGCGCTGCAGCTGGCCTTGGTCCTGGGGTTGAACGCCTGGGAAGCGATAACGATCGGAGTGTTGCCGTTCGTAGTCATCGACGCCCTGAAGGTGGTCATGGCCACCGGGGCATCCTCGCTGTTCCTGCGACCCCGTTCGGCCTAA
- a CDS encoding DUF2116 family Zn-ribbon domain-containing protein gives MDLLPEHSHCLNCDEPIDEGQEYCSDDCRQKAEGEAKKVRNRNMVFFGLAAVALIVLTLMMI, from the coding sequence ATGGACCTGCTACCGGAACACTCCCACTGCCTGAACTGCGACGAGCCCATCGACGAGGGCCAGGAGTATTGCTCGGACGATTGCCGGCAAAAGGCCGAGGGGGAGGCCAAGAAGGTCCGGAACAGGAACATGGTCTTCTTCGGCCTGGCCGCCGTCGCGCTGATCGTTCTGACCTTAATGATGATCTAA
- the folP gene encoding dihydropteroate synthase translates to MPRVRVYRDYSEALSEWRRLGVPEGALGRMDLATKQFFFLDGVTKEEAAPIIASVEQKGGRGFRCKGERMLIALTPLAIESMMMGDGAIELAKDLSLSYGRRFNEDPPRFEWSGGSLDLSRPRVLGILNVTPDSFFDGGKHADPEAAIKHAWQMKDEGADVIDVGGESTRPGSLPVSADEEWSRIAPVVRRVSDDIGLPVSVDTRRPEVASKALAVGASIVNDVSGLEAGMAKVVKDTGAAAIIMHMRGQPNTMQQDTRYTDVVGDTYAYLEKRVGQAVAAGVRWESLAVDPGLGFGKDLDGNLQIMSRLDEYRSIGRPVLLGASRKTFLGRISEGDPSERLEGSLAAAAVACWQGVHLFRVHDVKETVRTLKAVQAMMSGR, encoded by the coding sequence ATGCCCCGAGTGCGCGTCTACAGAGATTATTCCGAGGCATTATCTGAGTGGCGCCGCCTGGGTGTGCCAGAGGGTGCGCTGGGGCGCATGGACCTGGCCACCAAGCAGTTCTTCTTCCTGGATGGTGTGACCAAGGAAGAGGCCGCTCCGATCATAGCATCCGTGGAGCAGAAGGGCGGAAGGGGGTTCCGCTGCAAGGGGGAGAGGATGCTCATCGCCCTGACCCCTCTGGCCATTGAAAGCATGATGATGGGGGACGGGGCAATCGAACTAGCAAAGGACCTGTCGCTCTCCTACGGCCGTCGCTTCAACGAGGACCCGCCGCGCTTCGAGTGGTCCGGGGGCTCCCTGGACCTGTCGAGGCCGCGGGTGCTGGGCATATTGAACGTGACCCCGGACTCCTTCTTCGATGGCGGGAAGCACGCGGACCCCGAAGCGGCTATAAAACATGCTTGGCAGATGAAGGATGAAGGGGCGGACGTCATCGATGTGGGCGGGGAGTCTACCCGGCCTGGCTCTCTTCCGGTCTCGGCGGACGAGGAGTGGTCCCGGATCGCGCCGGTGGTCCGCCGGGTGAGCGATGACATAGGTCTCCCTGTTTCCGTGGACACCCGCAGGCCGGAAGTGGCCAGCAAGGCCTTGGCCGTCGGGGCTTCCATCGTCAACGACGTCTCTGGCCTGGAGGCGGGCATGGCCAAGGTGGTGAAGGACACCGGCGCCGCAGCCATAATCATGCACATGAGGGGCCAGCCCAACACCATGCAGCAAGACACACGCTACACGGACGTGGTCGGGGATACCTACGCCTATCTGGAGAAACGGGTCGGCCAGGCGGTGGCCGCGGGGGTCCGCTGGGAAAGCCTGGCAGTGGACCCGGGGCTGGGCTTCGGCAAGGACCTGGACGGCAACCTGCAGATAATGTCCCGGCTGGATGAGTATCGATCCATAGGAAGGCCGGTTCTTTTAGGCGCCTCAAGAAAGACCTTTCTGGGCCGGATATCCGAAGGGGATCCTTCGGAACGCCTGGAAGGCAGCCTGGCCGCGGCCGCGGTGGCCTGCTGGCAGGGTGTACACCTGTTCAGGGTGCACGATGTGAAGGAGACGGTGAGGACGCTCAAGGCGGTGCAGGCCATGATGAGCGGGCGTTAG
- a CDS encoding (Fe-S)-binding protein encodes MSETIDAPNLRKMRKELMTCTYCGFCKSVCPPFQKVGWDPSVARGRMVLAYGLLQKEIPADPSVLEYLYQCTTCKDCERRCPSKISVVDVVESARRDLVAAGHMLPRHKTIVEKVERTGNAYGEGKDVPETLGSKPHKAKVSYFVGCTATYRDRALADSTISILNKLGEDYTLLDEVCCGSVLQRIGVDEDEVEKLWERNVKAIRSLGVEKVIFSCAGCYRMFKEEYPKRFDLGFEVQHVTEYLAGKDLKLRPLKATVTYHDPCHLGRHCGVYDAPRQVLQKIPDIQFKEMPRNRDTAACCGGGGGVRSAYPDLSKAIAGRRVEEAAFADLLVTTCPFCVNNLKAGAEGKDAPEIVDLVQLVDRLL; translated from the coding sequence ATGAGTGAGACGATCGATGCGCCGAACCTGCGCAAGATGAGGAAGGAGCTCATGACCTGCACCTACTGCGGGTTCTGCAAGAGCGTCTGCCCTCCGTTCCAGAAGGTGGGCTGGGACCCCAGCGTCGCACGTGGCCGCATGGTGCTGGCCTACGGCCTTCTGCAGAAAGAGATCCCGGCCGACCCGTCCGTTCTGGAGTACCTTTACCAGTGCACTACCTGCAAGGACTGCGAGCGCAGATGCCCGTCCAAGATCTCCGTGGTGGACGTGGTGGAGAGCGCCCGCCGCGATCTGGTCGCGGCCGGGCACATGCTGCCCCGGCACAAGACCATCGTGGAGAAGGTGGAACGGACCGGAAACGCCTACGGCGAGGGGAAGGACGTCCCGGAGACCCTCGGCTCCAAGCCGCACAAGGCCAAGGTCAGTTATTTTGTCGGCTGCACCGCCACGTATCGGGACAGGGCCCTGGCCGATTCGACGATATCCATACTGAACAAGCTGGGCGAGGACTACACCCTTCTGGACGAGGTGTGCTGCGGCAGCGTCCTTCAGCGCATCGGCGTGGACGAGGACGAAGTGGAAAAGTTGTGGGAGAGAAACGTCAAGGCCATCCGCTCCCTGGGCGTGGAGAAGGTCATATTCTCCTGCGCCGGCTGCTACCGCATGTTCAAGGAGGAGTACCCCAAGAGGTTCGACCTGGGCTTCGAGGTGCAGCACGTCACCGAGTACCTGGCGGGAAAGGACCTGAAGCTCAGACCGTTGAAGGCCACCGTCACTTATCATGATCCATGCCATTTGGGGAGACACTGTGGCGTCTATGACGCTCCGCGCCAGGTGTTGCAGAAGATTCCTGATATCCAGTTCAAAGAGATGCCCCGCAACCGGGACACGGCAGCCTGCTGCGGAGGCGGCGGAGGCGTACGCTCGGCATATCCGGACCTGTCCAAGGCCATCGCCGGGCGGAGGGTGGAGGAGGCGGCTTTCGCCGACCTGCTGGTGACGACCTGTCCCTTCTGCGTGAACAACCTCAAGGCCGGGGCCGAGGGCAAGGACGCTCCGGAGATCGTGGACCTGGTCCAGCTGGTGGACCGGCTGCTGTGA
- the larA gene encoding nickel-dependent lactate racemase produces MRLKLPYGEKGTIEAEVPDVNLAGIAGPNDVCGSAKEIDHALFHPCGGRSLESFLEEGEDIVIIVNDGTRPTPTAKVLDSLAERMDLRSARYLIATGAHRGPTEEELNFIFGHHLDNLKDHILVHDARRSPCVHLGVSHNGTDMDVNEVAVYADRLIIVTSVEPHYFAGYTGGRKSFLPGVASFRTIEQNHRLAMRPEAQTLVLDGNPVHEDMMDALSVVKKEIFSIQVVLDRHQNVYRAAAGDLHLAFKQAVKWADEVFSVTVPKRYDAIITVAPYPMDVDLYQSQKAIDNAKWAVKDGGIIVLVSMCRQGLGDEVFVKQLCLSKDKRAVLEALQREYRLGYHKAAKVAEVMCHVNIWAVTDLPPQTLDDMDILPFTSLQEAVDALLEQKPKAEILVLLDGSVTVPKVREDE; encoded by the coding sequence ATGCGATTGAAGTTGCCATACGGGGAGAAGGGAACGATCGAGGCGGAGGTGCCAGATGTCAATCTGGCCGGGATAGCTGGACCCAATGACGTCTGTGGGTCGGCCAAGGAGATCGATCACGCGCTTTTCCATCCCTGTGGCGGACGCTCCCTGGAATCCTTCCTGGAAGAGGGCGAGGACATCGTTATTATCGTCAACGACGGCACCCGCCCGACGCCCACGGCCAAGGTCCTGGACTCTCTGGCCGAGCGTATGGACCTGCGTTCGGCGCGTTACCTGATCGCCACCGGCGCTCACCGTGGCCCCACGGAGGAGGAACTTAATTTCATCTTCGGACATCATCTGGACAATCTAAAGGACCACATCCTGGTCCACGACGCCCGTCGGTCACCCTGCGTCCATCTGGGCGTGTCCCATAACGGTACGGACATGGACGTGAACGAGGTGGCGGTGTACGCCGACCGCCTCATCATCGTCACCAGTGTGGAACCGCATTACTTCGCCGGCTACACTGGCGGTCGAAAATCCTTTTTGCCCGGGGTAGCCTCCTTCCGCACCATCGAGCAGAACCACCGCCTAGCCATGCGACCGGAGGCCCAGACCTTGGTGCTGGACGGAAACCCGGTGCACGAGGACATGATGGACGCGCTATCGGTCGTCAAGAAGGAGATATTCTCCATCCAAGTGGTGCTGGACCGCCATCAGAACGTTTACCGGGCGGCAGCCGGGGACCTTCACCTCGCTTTCAAGCAGGCGGTGAAATGGGCCGATGAGGTCTTCTCCGTCACCGTCCCTAAAAGGTACGACGCGATCATCACCGTAGCGCCATATCCAATGGACGTCGATCTTTACCAATCGCAGAAGGCCATCGACAACGCCAAATGGGCGGTGAAGGACGGCGGCATCATCGTTTTGGTGTCCATGTGCCGCCAGGGCCTGGGCGATGAGGTCTTCGTGAAACAACTATGCCTGTCCAAGGACAAGCGGGCGGTGCTGGAGGCCCTGCAGCGGGAGTACCGGCTGGGCTATCACAAAGCAGCCAAGGTGGCCGAGGTGATGTGCCACGTCAACATCTGGGCCGTCACCGACCTGCCCCCCCAGACCCTGGACGACATGGACATTCTACCGTTCACGTCGCTGCAGGAGGCGGTGGACGCCCTGTTGGAGCAAAAGCCCAAAGCAGAGATACTCGTTCTGCTGGACGGCAGCGTGACCGTGCCGAAGGTGCGTGAAGATGAGTGA
- the thiL gene encoding thiamine-phosphate kinase codes for MARLSKVGEKAIVRSIASMLHTSARLGPGDDAAAVEIGDRYLVVSTDLLWEGTHFHPNMTWRQKGWMAAAVNLSDIAAMGAQPLGLLLAMGLPADLDEMNVKEMVQGAADCCDQFGTDYLGGDTKECSELVLTGTSLGLVPKDGLLARKGARLGDLLLMTGTAGMASAGLLALEKGLEAPKAVKALFEPLPCIKEGTLLSSSGAVTSCTDTSDGISTSLRELADASGVVFEVDVEALPIDPEVRNVAQACSEDAETIALHGGGDYQLLFTVRPDGLAIIKDLLGGEVTVIGRCLEGKVNTLKRGPSNIILEPRGYEHFRR; via the coding sequence ATGGCCCGCCTGAGCAAAGTCGGGGAGAAGGCGATTGTGCGTTCCATAGCCTCCATGCTCCACACCTCGGCCAGGCTCGGTCCGGGGGACGACGCCGCGGCAGTGGAGATCGGCGACCGCTATCTGGTCGTCAGCACGGACCTGCTGTGGGAGGGCACGCACTTCCATCCGAACATGACCTGGCGGCAGAAGGGCTGGATGGCCGCGGCCGTCAACCTCAGCGACATCGCAGCCATGGGGGCGCAGCCTTTGGGCTTGCTACTGGCCATGGGGTTACCAGCCGACCTGGATGAAATGAACGTCAAGGAGATGGTCCAGGGGGCGGCGGACTGCTGCGACCAGTTCGGAACCGACTATCTGGGCGGGGACACCAAGGAATGTTCGGAACTGGTCCTCACTGGCACCTCACTGGGGCTGGTGCCCAAGGACGGTCTGCTGGCTCGGAAAGGCGCCAGGCTCGGGGACCTGCTGCTGATGACCGGCACCGCCGGAATGGCCTCCGCCGGACTGCTAGCCTTAGAGAAAGGGTTGGAAGCGCCGAAGGCCGTCAAGGCGCTATTCGAACCTCTCCCGTGCATCAAGGAGGGAACCCTGCTATCGTCCAGCGGTGCCGTCACCTCCTGCACGGACACTTCCGACGGGATATCCACCTCGTTGCGCGAGCTGGCCGACGCGAGCGGCGTCGTCTTCGAGGTGGACGTCGAAGCTTTGCCGATCGACCCAGAGGTGCGAAATGTGGCGCAAGCGTGTTCGGAAGACGCCGAGACCATAGCGCTGCACGGGGGCGGGGACTATCAGTTGCTCTTCACGGTACGACCAGATGGTCTAGCGATCATCAAGGACCTGCTCGGAGGCGAGGTCACGGTCATCGGACGCTGCCTGGAAGGAAAGGTCAATACGCTTAAGCGCGGTCCTTCCAATATCATTCTGGAGCCTCGTGGGTATGAGCACTTCCGGCGCTGA
- the amrS gene encoding AmmeMemoRadiSam system radical SAM enzyme — MSTSGAEPKEALFWDREGEVIRCRLCPHSCLVSNGKKGICRVRENRGGKLYALSYGQVSSMHLDPLEKKPLFHFKPGKPVLSFGGISCNLRCQHCQNFTIAQVGLDELSLHFVPPKDIPRLCRQHDSEGVAWTYNEPTIWHEYVMDASRLCKEEGLFTVSVTNGYIQEEPLRSLKGLIDAMNIDVKGFTETFYHSVCQGQLAPVLKACETAKEMGVHVELTYLIIPTKNDRQEEIEGFCQWVRDSMGVETPVHFSRFHPDYKLGDLPHTPCSTMEMALNAGKAKGLEYVYVGNMTSEKGENTYCPGCGSLLIKRTGFEAKAVGVKNGLCEKCRRRTDIIW, encoded by the coding sequence ATGAGCACTTCCGGCGCTGAACCGAAGGAAGCGTTGTTCTGGGACAGGGAGGGCGAGGTCATCCGTTGCCGCCTGTGCCCACATTCCTGTCTCGTCTCCAATGGCAAGAAGGGCATATGCCGGGTGCGGGAGAACCGGGGCGGGAAGCTGTACGCCCTCAGCTACGGCCAGGTGTCCTCCATGCATCTTGACCCTCTCGAAAAGAAACCCCTTTTCCACTTCAAGCCGGGAAAGCCGGTCCTTTCGTTCGGAGGCATCAGCTGCAACCTGCGCTGCCAGCACTGCCAGAACTTCACCATCGCCCAGGTGGGCTTGGACGAGCTGTCACTGCATTTCGTCCCGCCCAAGGACATACCCCGACTGTGCCGCCAGCACGACTCCGAGGGCGTGGCCTGGACCTACAACGAGCCGACCATCTGGCACGAGTACGTTATGGATGCCAGCCGGCTGTGCAAAGAGGAAGGTCTGTTCACCGTCTCGGTGACCAACGGCTACATCCAGGAGGAGCCGCTGCGCTCACTAAAAGGGCTCATCGACGCCATGAACATCGACGTGAAGGGGTTCACCGAGACGTTCTACCATAGCGTCTGCCAGGGCCAGCTCGCGCCGGTGCTCAAAGCATGCGAGACGGCCAAGGAGATGGGCGTCCACGTGGAGCTGACCTATCTCATCATACCCACCAAGAACGACCGCCAGGAGGAGATCGAGGGGTTCTGTCAATGGGTGCGGGATAGCATGGGGGTGGAAACCCCGGTGCACTTCTCCCGCTTCCATCCCGATTACAAGTTGGGCGATCTGCCCCACACCCCATGCTCCACCATGGAGATGGCCTTGAACGCGGGGAAGGCCAAAGGGCTGGAGTACGTCTATGTCGGGAACATGACCTCGGAGAAGGGGGAGAACACCTACTGCCCCGGCTGCGGTTCGTTGCTGATAAAAAGGACCGGCTTCGAGGCCAAGGCGGTGGGCGTCAAGAACGGTCTCTGCGAAAAATGCAGGCGCAGGACGGATATCATTTGGTAA
- a CDS encoding mechanosensitive ion channel gives MDGTLELKGKTVGRVALLLIGVMLLVAMLPPSSAAPVNLFAVDDTYKKVTAGSSVTFEWVLYNNDSVPYVIMPTSVPESYTDVAVDFDQNHITLYPGGSKSLNMTVTPAAEMSSAVLTFEVQFNVTQLNAPNNTYIVNGTVQVEIIPIFGTMGEDNKILGIWDNDLPYPLDGNIGAFVVSVGIWAGIALFVILIANPLLHHVTSKTQTELDDIILKIIRGPVMLVMVLYGAVSSLEILNLNRELIAQLELMYRMAFVLVMAWLVYKIFDGVIIYYGHKLAAKTDSEVDDILVPILEKLGIIVIPVVAFGVILSLFGYDLTIILAGLGFMGIVIGYAAQATLANFFAGLQMMFDRPFKIGDLLRLDNGDICAVRNIGMRSTTLYNTFTNELAIVPNNDIANKKIVNMVQPDRLLKIAVSVGVAYGSDVELVKKLMLEAAMALPEVLKDPEHPTVVRFLDFADSSLEFTAYIWINDLGKQFKVGSDYRSELLRRFSEHKINIPFPQTVVWLKDMEKGQGQ, from the coding sequence GTGGACGGAACCTTGGAGCTGAAAGGGAAGACCGTTGGCCGCGTCGCGCTGCTGCTCATCGGCGTCATGCTCTTAGTGGCAATGCTGCCCCCCTCCTCGGCCGCCCCGGTGAACCTGTTCGCCGTGGATGACACCTACAAGAAGGTCACCGCCGGAAGCTCCGTCACCTTCGAGTGGGTGCTCTACAACAACGACAGCGTCCCCTACGTCATAATGCCCACCTCGGTCCCCGAGAGCTACACCGACGTGGCGGTGGATTTCGATCAGAACCACATCACCCTGTACCCCGGGGGGTCCAAGTCCCTCAACATGACCGTCACGCCGGCCGCGGAGATGTCCTCGGCTGTGCTGACCTTCGAAGTACAGTTCAACGTCACCCAGCTGAACGCGCCAAACAACACCTACATCGTCAACGGCACGGTCCAGGTCGAGATCATCCCCATCTTCGGCACCATGGGCGAGGACAACAAGATCCTCGGCATCTGGGATAACGACCTCCCCTACCCCTTGGACGGGAACATAGGCGCGTTCGTGGTCAGCGTGGGCATCTGGGCCGGCATCGCCCTGTTCGTCATCCTCATCGCCAACCCTCTCCTGCACCATGTGACTTCCAAGACGCAGACGGAGCTGGACGACATCATACTCAAGATCATCCGCGGGCCGGTCATGCTGGTCATGGTGCTCTACGGAGCGGTCAGCTCCCTGGAGATCTTGAACCTGAACCGGGAGCTCATCGCCCAGCTGGAGCTCATGTACCGCATGGCCTTCGTCCTGGTCATGGCCTGGCTGGTATACAAGATCTTTGACGGGGTCATCATCTATTACGGGCACAAGCTGGCCGCGAAGACCGACTCCGAGGTGGACGACATCCTGGTGCCCATACTGGAAAAGCTGGGCATAATCGTCATCCCCGTCGTGGCCTTCGGCGTGATACTCAGCCTCTTCGGCTACGACCTAACGATAATACTGGCCGGGCTGGGGTTCATGGGCATAGTCATCGGTTACGCGGCCCAGGCCACCCTGGCCAATTTCTTTGCTGGTTTGCAGATGATGTTCGACCGTCCCTTCAAGATCGGGGACCTGCTGCGCCTGGACAACGGCGACATCTGCGCGGTCCGCAACATCGGCATGCGCTCGACCACCCTCTACAACACCTTCACCAACGAACTGGCGATCGTCCCCAACAACGACATCGCTAACAAGAAGATCGTGAACATGGTGCAGCCTGACCGCTTGCTCAAGATCGCCGTCAGCGTAGGCGTGGCCTACGGCAGCGACGTGGAGCTGGTCAAGAAGCTGATGCTGGAGGCGGCCATGGCCCTGCCGGAGGTGCTCAAGGACCCGGAGCACCCCACGGTGGTGCGCTTCCTGGACTTCGCCGACTCCTCCCTGGAATTCACCGCCTATATCTGGATAAACGACCTGGGCAAGCAGTTCAAGGTGGGCTCGGACTACCGCAGCGAACTGCTCCGCCGGTTCAGCGAGCACAAAATCAATATTCCATTCCCCCAGACGGTGGTCTGGTTGAAGGACATGGAGAAGGGTCAAGGCCAGTGA
- a CDS encoding nitroreductase family protein translates to MEVKAAVKARRSIRKFKRKELSNDVLDHLLEMARAAPSGANRQAWELVVITNRPRLKGLVPICKEQAFIADCAAFIIGVDDPQQKWAKVDLAIALDHFSLAAVEEGMGTCWIGAYDPVKMAEYVGLPANRTVTVCMALGFPDESPAARSRKKAEDLINWDRYGVRERP, encoded by the coding sequence ATGGAGGTAAAAGCCGCGGTCAAGGCCCGCAGGAGCATTCGGAAGTTCAAGCGCAAGGAACTGTCGAACGATGTGTTGGACCATCTTTTGGAAATGGCCCGGGCGGCCCCGTCCGGGGCCAACCGCCAGGCATGGGAGCTGGTGGTGATCACCAACCGCCCTCGCCTCAAGGGGCTCGTGCCCATCTGCAAGGAGCAGGCCTTCATCGCCGATTGCGCCGCCTTCATAATTGGCGTGGACGACCCGCAACAGAAATGGGCCAAGGTGGACCTGGCCATTGCGCTCGACCATTTCAGCCTAGCGGCGGTGGAGGAAGGGATGGGCACCTGCTGGATCGGCGCGTACGACCCGGTGAAGATGGCCGAGTACGTGGGCCTTCCCGCCAATCGCACGGTGACCGTCTGCATGGCCCTGGGCTTCCCCGACGAATCTCCGGCGGCCCGCAGCCGCAAGAAGGCCGAGGACCTGATCAACTGGGACCGTTACGGTGTGCGCGAACGCCCATGA
- a CDS encoding endonuclease V, which yields MTFDRDFHLQDHDLYLRTFELAAQIPEGRVSTYGAIARALGDLVASRAVGQIMSADRVRPFPVPCHRVIYSDGRTGWYTGAGKGEARKQELLRAEGVPSANGKVLNFDKVLFEEFKGDRLLERMAQAQIELAKLIVQEGDAIAFGRIAGLDVAYDGDRAYAAMVVVDRRGKVLETRDAECLVNFPYVPGYLGFREMLPYSKLLDGGREDTLYLIDGHGRAHPRRAGIASQFGLVHGVASAGVAKSVLTGRMEQGSLSLGGEEVGRVVKNARGKARFLSVGHKVELGSLARLYLSLPVDPLDLAHERCTESRRGGKA from the coding sequence ATGACCTTCGACCGAGACTTCCACCTGCAGGACCACGACCTGTACCTGCGGACGTTCGAGTTGGCGGCGCAGATACCCGAGGGAAGGGTTAGCACCTACGGAGCCATCGCCCGGGCCTTGGGCGACCTGGTGGCGTCCCGTGCGGTGGGCCAGATAATGTCCGCGGACCGCGTCCGTCCGTTCCCGGTGCCCTGTCATCGGGTGATCTATTCCGATGGGCGCACCGGCTGGTACACCGGGGCGGGAAAGGGTGAGGCCAGGAAGCAGGAGCTGCTGCGCGCCGAGGGTGTACCATCGGCCAACGGCAAGGTCCTGAACTTCGACAAAGTACTGTTCGAGGAATTCAAAGGCGACCGCTTACTGGAAAGGATGGCCCAGGCCCAGATCGAACTGGCCAAACTTATCGTCCAGGAGGGTGACGCCATCGCCTTCGGGCGCATCGCCGGTCTGGACGTGGCCTACGATGGCGACCGGGCCTACGCGGCCATGGTAGTGGTGGACCGCCGCGGAAAGGTCTTAGAGACGAGGGACGCCGAATGCCTGGTGAACTTCCCTTACGTGCCCGGATATCTGGGGTTCCGGGAGATGCTTCCTTACTCCAAGCTGCTGGACGGCGGCAGGGAGGACACCCTTTACCTGATCGACGGCCATGGACGGGCCCACCCGCGCCGGGCCGGCATCGCCTCCCAGTTCGGATTGGTGCACGGCGTGGCCTCGGCCGGAGTGGCCAAGAGCGTGCTCACCGGGCGGATGGAGCAGGGGTCCCTTTCGTTGGGCGGGGAGGAGGTGGGGCGGGTGGTCAAGAACGCCCGGGGCAAGGCCAGGTTCCTCTCCGTCGGGCACAAGGTGGAGCTGGGGTCCCTGGCCCGACTTTACCTTTCGCTGCCGGTCGACCCCCTGGACCTGGCCCACGAGAGGTGCACCGAGAGCAGGCGCGGTGGGAAGGCATGA
- a CDS encoding DUF5788 family protein has protein sequence MSEYSCVEDCLTPEERKRILSRFHSLLFWVGELVPELEELEGREVPLKDVVFRFITQQDPDEGTVRGARELSALLERKARELERDLETKEMERRTAYRVMHEALGLLRAVDELRDVRQEDRQIRAKALMAMVNDEKRWLDFVNKAKTT, from the coding sequence ATGAGCGAATACAGCTGCGTGGAGGACTGCCTGACGCCGGAAGAGAGGAAGAGAATACTATCCCGCTTCCATTCGCTGCTATTCTGGGTGGGGGAGCTCGTTCCCGAGCTGGAGGAACTGGAAGGCCGGGAGGTGCCCTTGAAGGACGTGGTGTTCCGGTTCATCACGCAGCAGGACCCGGACGAAGGGACGGTGAGGGGGGCCAGGGAGCTGTCGGCCCTGCTGGAGCGCAAGGCCCGGGAGCTGGAGAGGGACCTGGAGACCAAGGAGATGGAGCGCCGGACCGCGTACAGGGTCATGCACGAGGCCCTGGGCCTGCTCCGGGCGGTGGACGAGCTGCGGGACGTCAGGCAGGAGGACCGCCAGATCAGGGCCAAGGCCCTGATGGCCATGGTGAACGACGAGAAACGGTGGCTTGATTTCGTAAATAAAGCAAAGACGACCTAG
- a CDS encoding Lrp/AsnC family transcriptional regulator produces MIDHLDDKIIEILKKDSRRPFVEIANGLEVSEGTIRSRVKKLFEEGVIQAFTIKTSSKNVKALVEVKIDVNVNTSDIADQIAAFEGVSEVYEVTGEEDIVAIIDVTSSPQLNEIIERIRRFDNVDSTRTRLILKEHFGAD; encoded by the coding sequence ATGATAGATCACCTTGACGACAAGATCATAGAGATCCTCAAGAAGGATTCCAGGCGACCGTTCGTGGAGATAGCCAATGGGCTGGAGGTCTCGGAAGGGACCATCCGGTCCCGGGTCAAGAAGCTGTTCGAGGAGGGCGTGATACAGGCGTTCACCATCAAGACCAGCAGCAAGAACGTCAAGGCCCTGGTGGAGGTCAAGATCGACGTCAACGTGAACACCTCCGACATCGCCGACCAGATAGCCGCCTTCGAGGGCGTCTCCGAGGTCTACGAGGTCACCGGGGAGGAGGACATCGTGGCCATAATCGACGTCACCTCCTCGCCGCAGCTGAACGAGATCATCGAGCGCATCCGCCGGTTCGACAACGTGGACTCCACGCGGACCAGGTTGATCCTCAAAGAGCACTTCGGAGCTGATTAG